The proteins below come from a single Malus sylvestris chromosome 3, drMalSylv7.2, whole genome shotgun sequence genomic window:
- the LOC126615725 gene encoding elongation factor 1-alpha, with protein MGKEKFHINIVVIGHVDSGKSTTTGHLIYKLGGIDKRVIERFEKEAAEMNKRSFKYAWVLDKLKAERERGITIDIALWKFETTKYYCTVIDAPGHRDFIKNMITGTSQADCAVLIIDSTTGGFEAGISKDGQTREHALLAFTLGVKQMICCCNKMDATTPKYSKARYDEIVKEVSSYLKKVGYNPDKIAFVPISGFEGDNMIERSTNLDWYKGPTLLEALDLINEPKRPSDKPLRLPLQDVYKIGGIGTVPVGRVETGVVKPGMVVTFGPTGLTTEVKSVEMHHEALQEALPGDNVGFNVKNVAVKDLKRGFVASNSKDDPAKEAANFTSQVIIMNHPGQIGNGYAPVLDCHTSHIAVKFAEILTKIDRRSGKELEKEPKFLKNGDAGMVKMIPTKPMVVETFSEYPPLGRFAVRDMRQTVAVGVIKSVEKKEPTGAKVTKAAAKKK; from the exons ATGGGTAAGGAAAAATTTCACATCAACATTGTGGTCATTGGACATGTCGACTCTGGGAAGTCGACCACCACTGGTCACTTGATCTACAAGCTTGGAGGAATTGACAAGCGTGTCATCGAGAGGTTCGAGAAGGAAGCTGCTGAGATGAACAAGAGGTCATTCAAGTATGCCTGGGTGTTGGACAAGCTCAAGGCTGAGCGTGAGCGTGGTATTACCATTGATATTGCCTTGTGGAAGTTTGAGACCACCAAGTACTACTGCACTGTTATTGATGCTCCCGGACATCGTGATTTCATTAAGAACATGATTACTGGTACCTCCCAGGCTGATTGTGCTGTCCTCATTATTGACTCCACCACTGGTGGTTTTGAAGCCGGTATTTCCAAGGATGGTCAGACTCGTGAGCATGCTTTGCTTGCTTTCACTCTTGGTGTCAAGCAGATGATTTGCTGCTGCAACAAA ATGGATGCCACCACTCCCAAGTACTCAAAAGCAAGGTATGATGAAATTGTTAAGGAAGTTTCATCCTACCTCAAGAAGGTTGGGTACAACCCCGACAAAATTGCCTTTGTCCCCATTTCCGGATTTGAGGGTGACAACATGATTGAGAGGTCCACCAACCTTGACTGGTACAAGGGACCAACCCTTCTTGAGGCCCTTGACCTGATCAATGAGCCTAAGAGGCCCTCAGACAAGCCCCTCCGTCTCCCACTTCAGGATGTGTACAAGATTGGTGGCATTGGAACTGTGCCTGTGGGACGAGTTGAAACTGGTGTTGTTAAGCCTGGTATGGTTGTGACCTTTGGTCCCACTGGTCTGACCACTGAAGTTAAGTCTGTTGAGATGCACCATGAAGCTCTCCAGGAGGCTCTCCCAGGTGACAATGTTGGGTTCAATGTGAAGAACGTTGCTGTCAAGGATCTCAAGCGTGGTTTTGTTGCTTCCAACTCCAAGGATGATCCTGCAAAGGAGGCTGCCAACTTTACCTCTCAAGTCATCATCATGAACCACCCGGGCCAGATTGGAAATGGTTATGCTCCAGTTCTCGATTGCCACACCTCCCACATTGCCGTCAAGTTTGCTGAGATCTTGACCAAGATTGACAGGCGATCTGGTAAGGAGCTTGAGAAGGAACCGAAGTTCTTGAAGAATGGAGACGCTGGTATGGTTAAGATGATTCCCACCAAGCCCATGGTCGTCGAGACCTTCTCTGAGTACCCACCGCTTGGTCGCTTTGCTGTGAGAGACATGCGTCAGACAGTTGCCGTCGGTGTGATCAAGAGTGTGGAGAAGAAGGAGCCAACCGGTGCCAAGGTGACCAAGGCTGCAGCCAAGAAGAAATGA
- the LOC126615734 gene encoding protein disulfide isomerase-like 5-1, translated as MKTHSASLVFVSVLLFLLPILTTHAEAEVITLTADTFSDKVKERDTAWFVKFCVPWCKHCKNMGTLWEDLGKTVEGEDEIEVGEVDCSTSKPVCSKVDIHSYPTFKVFYDGEEVAKYQGPRDVDSLKNFVLEEAEKAATKAQLDNDKEL; from the exons ATGAAAACCCACTCTGCTTCTCTAGTTTTCGTCTCagttcttctctttcttcttccaatcctaACAACCCATGCCGAAGCTGAGGTTATAACCCTAACCGCCGACACCTTCTCGGACAAG GTGAAGGAGAGAGACACGGCATGGTTTGTGAAATTCTGTGTACCGTGGTGTAAACATTG TAAGAACATGGGTACGTTGTGGGAGGACCTTGGGAAGACAGTGGAAGGCGAAGACGAAATAGAGGTTGGGGAAGTTGATTGCAGTACGAGTAAACCCGTATGTTCCAAAGTTGACATTCATTCGTATCCTACGTTTAAAGTATTCTATGATGGTGAAGAAGTCGCAAAATATCAAG GGCCGAGGGATGTTGACTCACTTAAAAACTTTGTCTTAGAAGAAGCCGAAAAGGCAGCAACAAAGGCACAGCTTGACAATGATAAAGAGTTGTAG